In the genome of Bosea sp. ANAM02, the window GAAGACGAAGCGCGTCGTCAGATAGGCCAGCGGCAGGGCGAAGACGGAAGCCCAGACCACAGACATCGCCGAGACATAGAACGAGTTCCACAACGAGCGCATGAACAGCTCGGTGCGGACGAAATCGTAGAAGTTCACCAGCGTGAAGGTCGATGTGCCTTTCTCGGTGAAGGCGACATAGATCACCGTCGCCACCGGCAGCACCAGGAACATCAGGAGGAAGGCGGCGATCGCCAGCGCCAGCGCGATCTGGCCGGGCGTGCCGGCGATGCGACGGGGGCGGCGCGAGGCCGTTGCGGTCGGGATGGCTGTCATGGTGGGTGCCGGGTGTCATCCCGTGCGCGCCGCGGCATGCAGATGCCGCTGCGCAGACACGGGACCGTTTTCAGGAAAAGGCGCCTGCTGGTCGCACTTCAGAAGAAGGCGCCTGCTGGTCGCGTGGTCCCGTGTCTGCGCCGCAGCGCTTCACGCTGCAGCGCGCACGGGATGACACGCGCGAGCTTACTTCGCCGCCTGGAGCGCCTCTTCGGCCTTGGCCTTGGCCTTGGCGTAGTGGTCGCGGGCGAAGCTCGCCCATTGCGCCTCGACCTCGGCCTGGCGGGCGCCCTTCTGTTTGCCGCCGGTGAAGGCGCCGCGCAGCTCCGCGCTCGCGGCCTGCGCCTCGCTCACCGGCATGGCGGCGACGAGCACGCGGGCTTCCTCGGCCAGCGCCTTGGCCTTGTCGTTCGGCTTCTTGGCGAGCGCCGCATCGACCTCGTGCAGCACCTTGTTGACGCCCTTCAGCCCGTCGAGCTGGAAGGAGATGAGCTGGTCGAACAGCGTGTCGACGACCGCGCTGCGGCCTTCCGACTTGTCGACGTCGAAGCCGATCATCTTCTGGAAGCGCGGATCGGTGAAGGGGTTCGGATAGTCGGCGCCGGCCTTGGCGTAGACGGTGGGGTTCACCGGCAGGCGGCGGATGCCGGGCTCGAGCAGCACCTCCTGGCCGGTCGGCGAGAGCAGGAACTCGATGAAGGCTTCGGCCGCGGCCTTGTTCGGCGGGTTGGCGACGATGCCGACATTGGCCGGGACCACGGTGGTCACGCTCGGATAGACGAACTTGACCGGGAAGCCCGAGGCCTGGGCCGAGAAGGCGAAGAAGTCGATGACGATGCCGACGCCGACCTGCCCGGAATTGACCTGCTCCGGCACGCCGAAGGAGCGTTCGCTGATGGCGCGGAAATTGCCGGCCATTTCCTTGATGGTACGCCAGCCCTTGTCCCAGCCCTCGCCCTGCAGGATCGTCTCGATCGTCAGATGGGTCGTGCCGGAGCGCGACGGCGCCGCGATCGCGACATGGTCGTAGAAGACCGGCTTGGCGAGGTCCTGCCACTCCTTGGGCTCGGGCAGCTTGTTGGCCTTGGCATAGCGGTCGTTCCACATGATGCCATAGCCGGAGGCGGCGAAGCCGAAATAGAAGCCCTGCGGATCGTTGATCGGATAGGAACCGATCTTCTCGGGTATGCCGGTCGCCTTGGGCTTGTAGGCGGTGAGCAGCTTCTTGCCCTTCAGCACCTCGAAAGCGTCTGGCGCCGAGGCCCAGAACAGGTCGACCTGGTTGTTTGCCTTGGTCTCCTCGACATATTTCACGCCGGCATTGGTGTTGCGGTTCTGCACTTCGAGCGTGACGCCCGGAACGGCCTTCTCGAAGGCCTTCTTGATGGGATCGGTGACGTCCTTGGAGAAGGAGGTCACCACCGTGACCTTGCCGGCCGGCGCCTGTGCCAGAGCGATGGCCGTAAACGAGGCGCTCAGCGACAGGCCGAGAGTGGCCGCAAGCGCGGTCCGACGATTCAACATGGCTTCCTCCCGAAGCGGATTTTTTGGGTCGACGTCGAGGTCGATGCCCTTGTCTCAGCAACGGTGATGCCAAGTGTCGGCGGCGTTGATTTCCTTGCGGAATTCGGGAGGAGGGGTCGTCAGATACCCCATTTCGGGGGCGCAGCGGTAACCTGCTCGAACCCCCGATGGGTCATTACGGTAACATCCGGTGACGTCGAGGACGTACCGAACATAAGACGCGGGTCATCCCGGACGGAGCGCAGCGGAGATCCGGGATCCATTCCGGAACCTTGATCGGAAGCGCTCCGGAATGGATCCCGGGTCAAGCCCGGGATGACCCGCGTGGCTCCGAGGAAAATCCCCCAAACGCAAGCTTTCAACTTTCAGTCCGCGAGCGCCGCGGCGCCACTCAAACCGTAGCGGCGCATCTTGAGGTAGAGCGTCTTGCGGGTGATTCCGAGTGCCGCGGCGGTGACACCGATGCGCCCGTTGTGGCGCTTCAGTGCGGCTCCGATGCCCTCCGCCTCGGCGATGGCGACCAGCTCCTCCAGCGTGCGCTCGGCGACATCGGCTGCCGTGGCACCGGCAACGGCGTCCTCGAAATCCTCGTCCATGCCGAGCAGGCTGCGCTCGGCGGCGTTGCGCAATTCGCGGACATTGCCCGGCCAGTCCTGCCGCGTCAGGCGCTGGAGCAGGTCGCGCCCGAGCGGCGGGGCCGAGCGGCCGACGCGCGCGGCGGCAAGCGCGAGGAAGTGCTGGAACAGCAGGGGAATGTCCTCGCGCCGGTCGCGCAAGGGCGGCAGGCGCAGCGTCACGACGTTGAGCCGATAGACCAGGTCCTCGCGGAAGCCACCGGTCCTGGCGAGCGCGGCGAGGTCGGTCTTGGTCGCGGCGACGATGCGGATATCGACCGCGATCTCCTTGTTGGAGCCGAGGCGCTCGATCCGCCGCTCCTGCAGGGCGCGTAGGAGACGGACCTGCGCCGCCATCGGCATCGACTCGATCTCGTCGAGGAAGAGCGTGCCGCCGCTGGCATGCTCGATCTTGCCGATCCGCCGGTCGCGCGCGCCGGTGAAGGCACCGGCCTCGTGCCCGAACAATTCGCTCTCGATCATCGTTTCGGGGATCGCCCCGCAATTCACGGCGACGAAGCGCCCGGCGCGGCGATTTCCGAGGTCATGCAGCGCGCGGGCCGCGACCTCCTTGCCGGTGCCCGTCTCGCCGAAGAGCAGCACGTCGGTATCGGCATCGGCGAGCAGGGCGAGCCGGCTGCGCAGGCGCGCGACCGCCGGCGAATGCCCGACGACGCGGGCGGCCCACGGGTCTTCGGTGTGGGCGCCGGCCCTGAGCAAGCGGTTCTCGATGATCAGCCGGCGGTATTCGCTGGCGCGCCGGATCGTCTCGATCAGGCGGACCGGATCGGCCGGCTTTTCGACGAAATCCCAGGCTCCTTCGCGGATCGCCTTCACCGCCATGGGAACATCGGCATGGCCGGTGATCAGCACGACCGGGATCTCGGCATCGATCGCGGTCACGGCCGCGAGCAGCCCGAAACCGTCGCGGCCGGGCATGCGGACATCGCTGACCAGCACGACGGAAGCGTCCCGCCCGAGTTCTACGAGCGCGGCATCGGCGGAGCGTCTGCCAATGACCGCGAAGCCTTCGAGTTCCAGCGTCAGCCGCCAGGCTTCCAGCACCTCGGCATCGTCATCGACGAGGACGATCTTGGGAGCGCTCATGCGTCGATTTCCAGCGGGGCCATGACGTGGGCTGTCGTCCCTTCGAGCGTGATCAGGAAGCGGGTGCCGGCAGGGCCGGTTTCGGCGACCGCGAGCGTGCCGCCGAGATCCTTGATGATGTTGTAGGACAGCGAAAGGCCGAGGCCGAGCCCCGAGCCGACCGGCTTGGTGGTGAAGAACGGATCGAAGATGCGTTCCAGATGCGCCCGATCGATGCCGGGGCCGCTATCGGCGACCCAGATCTCGACCCTGTGGCCATTCCGGCGTGCACCGATCGCGATGGCGGCGCCCTCCATGCCGGCGATGGCGTCAAGCGCATTGGCGATCAAATTGACCAGCACCTGCTCCAGCCGGATTTCCTCGGCATGGACATGGAGGCGTCCGGCCGGCAGCTCCCGCGTGAGCGTGACGCGCTCGGCTTCGAAACGCGGTTCGAACAGCGAAAGGGCGGTCTCGATCACATCGCCGACCGAGACCGGGTTTAGAACCACGCCGGGCTTGCGGGCGAACCGCCTGAGATGCGCGATCAGGTCGGCCGCGCGCGTCGTCAGCGCCTGGATACGGCCGATCGCCTTCTGCGCCTCCTCGGGCCGGCCGCGCTCCAGCAGCAGCGCGCCGTTATGGGCGTGGGAGCGGATCGCGGCGAGCGGCTGGTTGAGCTCGTGGCTGAGACCCGCCGCCATCTGCCCGAGCGCGGCGAGCTTGGCCGCCTGGATCAGGTCGTCGCGGGTCTGCCGGAAGACGGCGAGCGCCCGGGCGAGGTCGCCGAGCTCGTCATTGCCCGCCTTCGGCAGCAGCGCCGAGGACTGGCCGCTGGCGATGCTGGTCGCCGCCTCGGTCAGGATGCGCAGGCGCGCCACCAGATGGCGCCGGACATAGAACCAGCCGATCAGCAGAGCCCCCAGCAGCGACGCCGCGGCGATGGCGAGCAGCAGGTTCCGGCCGAGCCGGATCGCCTGCGCCGACCGGTCGGCGGCCTCCTTCGCGATCGCTTCGGTCCGCTGCACCTCCTGCGAGACCAGCGTGCCCAGCTGCGTGACGAGGCGGCGGCTTTCAGAGATCAGCCGCTGCGCGTCGGCGAGCGCAGCAAGCTCGGAGCGCTTGAGACCGGGCAGGCCCGTCGTGGTGTCGGCGAGCCCGACCAGGCGCTGCGTGATCTGCCTGACCGTGATCGTGTCCGGCCAGCCGGCGAGCGCCTTGGCCTCGATCTCGAGCTGGTCGACCGCCTCGCCGATGACATGGCCGGTCTGCTCCATGTCCTCGCGGGTCTGAACGGCGCCAAGCCTCCCGAACAGGCCGACGATCAGATTGGCCTGGGCGTTGAGCGTCATCAGCGCTTCGCTCTTGCGGGTCTCCTCGCGGATCGTGTTGGGCTTGGCGGCTGCCGCTTCGCTGCCGCTCCGGCCGAGTGCGGTGTCGATGTTGAAGCGGGCATCGTCGGTCAGCGGCTCGATCTCGTCGATCAGGTCGGCCTGGAGCCAGCGCAGTTCCTCGCTGACGCCGCGAATGCGCTCGGCCAATGTGAAGCGCCGCCCCGAAACGTCGTCGATCGCTCCGAGATTGCGCCTGATCTCGGCCGCGACGGCGGTCAGCGACCGCGCATCGAAGCCGGCGCCGGCCCGCTCCGACAGCACCTTGTCGAGTTCGCTCAGGCGCTCGTCGACCACGCGCCTTCCGCGCTCGTAGCCGTCGCGACGTTCGGCACTGGCCAGTTCAGGCATGCCGGCGATGACGCGCGCGCTGGCTTCGGCGAGCCTGGCGGCGGAGGCGAGGCCCGGCAGATGCTCGCGGGCGATCGCCGCCAGTTCCTTGCTGAGCCGCTCATAGGAGATGACGCCGACGACACCGGCGCCGACCGCGAAGAGGCCGACGCCGAGGAAGGCCGCGATCAACCGGCCGCCGATGCCGAAGCGGCGCCTGGGCAGGGCAGGCGTCATGGGCGGGTCCCGGTCAGGCTCTCGTCGCGCCAGCCCAGGGCCGCAAGCCGCTCGGCCGCCTGCCGCAGGCTGTCGCTCGCCTCTGCGGCGCGAGCCGCGATCGCGTTGCGGATATCGGCCTCGACCCGCGCCTGGTCCTCGGGCAGGGGCAGGCCGCGCGGCACGCGGACGAGGTTGCGGAACCGCCCGGGCTCTCCAAGTTCC includes:
- a CDS encoding ATP-binding protein, with amino-acid sequence MTPALPRRRFGIGGRLIAAFLGVGLFAVGAGVVGVISYERLSKELAAIAREHLPGLASAARLAEASARVIAGMPELASAERRDGYERGRRVVDERLSELDKVLSERAGAGFDARSLTAVAAEIRRNLGAIDDVSGRRFTLAERIRGVSEELRWLQADLIDEIEPLTDDARFNIDTALGRSGSEAAAAKPNTIREETRKSEALMTLNAQANLIVGLFGRLGAVQTREDMEQTGHVIGEAVDQLEIEAKALAGWPDTITVRQITQRLVGLADTTTGLPGLKRSELAALADAQRLISESRRLVTQLGTLVSQEVQRTEAIAKEAADRSAQAIRLGRNLLLAIAAASLLGALLIGWFYVRRHLVARLRILTEAATSIASGQSSALLPKAGNDELGDLARALAVFRQTRDDLIQAAKLAALGQMAAGLSHELNQPLAAIRSHAHNGALLLERGRPEEAQKAIGRIQALTTRAADLIAHLRRFARKPGVVLNPVSVGDVIETALSLFEPRFEAERVTLTRELPAGRLHVHAEEIRLEQVLVNLIANALDAIAGMEGAAIAIGARRNGHRVEIWVADSGPGIDRAHLERIFDPFFTTKPVGSGLGLGLSLSYNIIKDLGGTLAVAETGPAGTRFLITLEGTTAHVMAPLEIDA
- a CDS encoding sigma-54 dependent transcriptional regulator, which encodes MSAPKIVLVDDDAEVLEAWRLTLELEGFAVIGRRSADAALVELGRDASVVLVSDVRMPGRDGFGLLAAVTAIDAEIPVVLITGHADVPMAVKAIREGAWDFVEKPADPVRLIETIRRASEYRRLIIENRLLRAGAHTEDPWAARVVGHSPAVARLRSRLALLADADTDVLLFGETGTGKEVAARALHDLGNRRAGRFVAVNCGAIPETMIESELFGHEAGAFTGARDRRIGKIEHASGGTLFLDEIESMPMAAQVRLLRALQERRIERLGSNKEIAVDIRIVAATKTDLAALARTGGFREDLVYRLNVVTLRLPPLRDRREDIPLLFQHFLALAAARVGRSAPPLGRDLLQRLTRQDWPGNVRELRNAAERSLLGMDEDFEDAVAGATAADVAERTLEELVAIAEAEGIGAALKRHNGRIGVTAAALGITRKTLYLKMRRYGLSGAAALAD